Proteins co-encoded in one Lacerta agilis isolate rLacAgi1 chromosome 6, rLacAgi1.pri, whole genome shotgun sequence genomic window:
- the TEDC1 gene encoding tubulin epsilon and delta complex protein 1, which yields MAARAAPASRLPAAVGALGAALPGPRVPPEAFRLAKLGRPHATVVFWKLLYSLLKQFQGGGWMETADTGIQIRFVRSVVLSLGYRRPEFYQLPSDGSEGSKELLLVFSWLLCRISLMEQLLALNRVKLWDEATVCMCDTPLKSLQDGESLAPKSHMKGQRDVRYLQWLNGRLQFQWRKCHSEQQEQCKLLNKVHSYTIGSHTDPIIGHFSITEADVVRQPENYKQLLQFVESDSSRLEAFLKWKLLEPVYWHWMETLFSPETEGAKPNNTFNKDTILPSADLYCYGIKRTIQELDRYRKDLLTLYDGLGELIANKRLSCCGTVRAREQEQLGESEFCGAVKKAQDAVELKLSDLKCHSSGNRIGTMHGPYRLVFKGKCLKTTKTARSAKPQKSIAEGATATDVIRDLRKKEARLKAELKRRQEEGRQKVYEAAQGLGQVLCIPPMKRPQTRDAD from the exons ATGGCTGCGCGGGCAGCGCCCGCGTCGCGTCTCCCGGCGGCCGTGGGGGCTCTCGGGGCCGCCTTACCCGGGCCCCGCGTCCCCCCGGAGGCCTTCCGCCTCGCCAAGCTCGGCCGACCCCATGCG ACTGTAGTATTCTGGAAACTACTGTACTCTCTTCTGAAGCAATTCCAAGGTGGAGGATGGATGGAGACTGCTGACACAG GTATCCAAATCAGATTCGTCAGGAGTGTAGTGTTGAGCCTTGGCTACAGAAGACCAGAATTTTATCAGCTTCCGTCTGATGGTTCAGAGGGAAGCAAAGAACTACTATTGGTATTTTCCTGGCTTCTATGCAGAATCAGCTTAATGGAGCAGTTACTGGCCCTAAATAGAGTGAAACTTTGGGATGAAGCAACTGTTTGCATG TGTGATACCCCTTTGAAAAGCCTGCAGGATGGAGAAAGCCTGGCTCCAAAATCTCATATGAAAGGCCAAAGGGATGTCCGATACCTGCAGTGGTTAAATGGCCGTCTGCAGTTCCAGTGGCGAAAATGCCACTCTGAACAGCAAGAACAATGCAAGCTCCTGAATAAG GTACATTCATACACAATTGGTTCTCATACTGATCCCATTATTGGCCATTTCTCCATCACAGAAGCGGATGTTGTAAGGCAACCAGAGAATTACAAACAG TTGTTGCAGTTTGTTGAATCGGATAGCTCTCGACTGGAAGCCTTTCTCAAGTGGAAGCTCCTGGAACCAGTTTACTGGCATTGGATG gagACCCTTTTCAGTCCTGAAACAGAAGGTGCAAAACCCAACAACACGTTTAACAAGGACACCATTTTGCCAAGTGCTGATCTGTATTGTTATGGCATTAAGAGAACAATTCAAGAACTGGACAGATACAGGAAAGATCTGTTGACTCTATATGATGGGCTGGGTGAGCTTATAGCCAACAAGAGACTGAGCTGCTGTGGAACG GTCCGAGCAAGAGAGCAGGAACAGCTAGGAGAGAGCGAGTTCTGCGGGGCTGTCAAAAAAGCACAAGACGCCGTGGAGCTGAAGCTGTCTGATCTGAAATGCCACAGTAGTGGCAATAGAATCGGCACGATGCATGGACCATACAGACTTGTATTTAAAGGCAAGTGTTTAAAGACCACCAAAACGGCCAGGTCAGCAAAACCCCAGAAATCCATCGCAGAAGGTGCAACAGCAACAGATGTGATCAGGGATCTGAGAAAAAAAGAAGCAAGGCTGAAGGCAGAGCTGAAGCGGAGacaggaagaaggcaggcagaaggTTTATGAAGCTGCCCAAGGACTTGGCCAGGTGCTTTGCATCCCACCAATGAAAAGACCACAAACCAGAGATGCTGACTGA